The nucleotide window CGGCTAGGTGTTTAGCGGTGTCTAGACTTACCAGATTAAACACATCCGCAGCTGGGGACACCGAAATTCGCTTGTGCGGCCAGACAGACGTAACACGGTCCTTAAGAGGGAACTTCCTAACGCTAATGTTGCCGCGACAGAGGATGTCTAGCGACTGGGCAGCGCTAAACCATGGAACATTTCAATTTCCAACGAGACACCAGCTCACGTGGTACATGCAAGTTAGGAGACTACGCCTCCAGTACAGCCATCAGCGAAGCTGCACGAGATGTAAAGCCTCTGCGGCTGCAGTGCGTTGGAGACTATGCTTGGGGAAGAAGTGCGACAGTTCAACGTCAACGAGGAGTGAATAAGGTAGGATTGAATATCTTTACTTGAACGTTCTACCAAAAACATCGTTGATTGTTCAGTGGTAAAGAGCTCGATTGCTAGAGCTTGAAGAAATCGTTACACTACCCTCTTTTTGATACTAGCTGTGGTAGTAAAGAATTTAATCAGATCGGATCCAAGCATTCGTCAATGTTTGGAGttaattaaaaattgatttctcgTCCACGAAGTTTCTCATTGTCCTCAAGTTCTTCTGAAATGGTTCCTTATGTTTTACACATAATTTAAATGCGTAAAgtctaaaattaaaatattcccAGATGTATAGATCGTattcataattttattttaatatcatCTGCCAGAATTGTAAATCAGCTTGGTCAATTTTGTGGTGAGAAGAAATCGtttcaataatttaatattCTTCTAATCGCGAGCGAGTGCATGTGTAAATTCACTGGCAATCGAATTACATTAAAGGGAGAAGTTCAAGGTATGTATATTTGTCTAAATTCTTGGCTCTCCCGaccgatgatttagcttgttTATTCCGTCCAGTAATTTCCGAGGATATCCATAAAACAAGAGTGAGTACGATCATTTGGCAATGGAAGTCACACAACCATGTACTAGAGTCAAGTTTGGAAGGGAAGTTATCGATTGACCCACAAAGGGAATAGCAACCGTGCGAAAGATCAAATTGCAAGTATAGAAGGTCAGTATTTAGCAAGAGGTAAGCAGTGAAGAATCCAGAAATCTAAAAAATACGTCTATGTAACACGGTGTTCACATTATCTATTTCTATTCCATTATATCATGTTCTACAATTTATTTTTTAGGGTGGCACGAAAATCCATTAATCTTCAGGCGACGCTGTGTCTAGACTATGTGGAAACCAGCTATGTAGCATACTAGATAGAGTAAACTACTAGACTATATAGCATATAGCTCTATTTAAAAGTGCTGAACGAAGAACTAGATTAAACAAAATCACTTGCAAATGCTGCGAAGTATGACGAGAAGTTTCAACAATATGTCTCTTGAGTTTTTCTTTATTAAGCGTGCTAATTTATTACGAGCTTGGAAAAGTAATTTGAAAAGAGTGGAAATTGCATAATCGTCTGCTTATTAGATGAGATTACTGTCCATTAAACTAAATTAAAAGAAGTGTCGCTCACGCGTTGCAATATTTCTGAATGAAACGTTCTGAATGAAAAATATGCGGATTGCATTTCACCTGTCTCGATAAAACATTCAACTCGTCTGCGATTGATCACCGAGTAAATGATACGTAAGAGATTGTCATCGCCGTGTTGTCGTTCATACAGGTGAAAGGAATCGAGCACACCCCCGCACGCGTATCAGTGAACAAGTTTAAAAGGGAATATATCGATCGTGACGTGTAAGGGATAATACGGTCACCAGAAGGCGGATCAATTTCTAGCAGACACTAATAGTTCTTTCAAAGCCATTGCTATCATAATTCTAATTACTCCATTGTCAACCTTTGATGTTTCGTAATTTATTTTAGGCCGAAATTTAATTAACTTCGTCGCGTTCCGATACTTTTGCATTGATTAAGATTAACGAGGAATTTGGAGACAATAGTTATTGGAGACAATATAATTTTGGAGACAATAGTTATTGCAATCACAAGACTTGCAATCACTGTACACATTTTCGATTTCTGGGTTACTTAAAGATGTTGTTAATTTTTGTCGTCATTAAGAAATTTTTAGTGATAGTTCGCTTcaattataaacaaaattgaGGTTCTAAATATCACTGAAAGGTCAACCGAGCAGTTGTTCTACATATAGAATGCTGTGATCGGAGATAATTTCAAGTATCATCATGTAAAAATAAACTTCACAGTGGCGTACTACTTTTCTAGGTACATTTGGTTGCTAACAATGTTTACACCCTTGCTTCTCTGTCATATGAAAGCACTTAAGAGAATTCCAATTATCTAAACTTtgctaaatatttataaatatggcATTGACGAAGAACTGAATAAGGATGAGACTTTAAATTTCTCAAAAAGAATCACTTCTCTGTGCAATCGAGATCCGTTCAATAGCACCCAGTGTTACATAATCATTCGTCACCCTATCAACACAAAAACATAGAATCAAAATCTATCATCTTGCTATTTCCTCTGCAAGCAGAATTAAATGTTATCAGAGAACAAAGTTCAAATAAATGTATtacgaaattattttttaacaatttcattTGCTACATCCTGACACCATTGCAAACAATCCTGTCACACTATCCAAAAGCTGAGAAACTTTACCTCATCCCATAAGAACAATTTAACCAGAAAGACTAAACCAGCTATCTTCTAACacattgtaaaataaaaacagCAATATACACTTGACACTAAATGGTATATTCACTAATCATTTAATCCTCGACATCCTGTGGGGATGCAACCCCCAGGCATTGTGCTCGACAGAGAAGGATTGTCGAAGCTCCAGCGTTGGATCTACTACCAGGGAGCATGGATTCTATCTGTTTGGTGCGGCGGTCGGTACGCAACTTACGTTCACTGGCGAGCAAACTGGATGGACGTGAAAGGGAGAGGCTCACAGGGTGCGCTAAGCCGAAGAGGAACACGAGGACGCGTGTGCGAGATGCACACACACGGACAGAGAACCAGTCGACATGGGCTCGCTTGCACACGTGAGACTGAAACTGCGTAAACCGCGCTCGAGACTGTCTGCAATGGTAGGGAGGGTGCGCAAGGGTTGGTTCGAGGTATGCGGGGGCAGCCACCCCGGCTGCGATCCATAAGCCTCTACGAACCGGCGACATCTCATGGCATCCGTGCGAAAAACGCTACCTCTGAACTCTGACCTCTGCGCTGCTGATCAGAACTAATCAAAAGTTACCCTCTGCGTTTCCTTAAAGATCTAACCCTAACGCAATAATCTAGTTCAAGATTTTGGAACTTATAATTTCTGTATTTTCTTGAAGAATAGAGGTCTTCAAATTGTGTATTCAGTAAATTAATTAAATCCCCAACGTAATTGTCCAGTTCAAAAGTTTGGGGAAACGTTCTCTTTGCATTTTGTTAAATAGTAGAGTTCCTCAAGTTGCATTTCATAAATTTCGGAATATTGGCTCAGAGTAAATTGAAAACCCAATGTTTGAGAAAGTCCTGTTGTTGAGGGTGTTTACTTCTTTCCTGCTATTGTGAAAGGGTAGACTTACCAATACATCTAAGATAAAGTTAGGTGTTGAGAATGATAAGTTTGGAAAAATGTTTCATTCACAAGGACCGGCAGGATGTATTTGGATTCAGATGTTCGGGATTCTGGTGCAGTCACATTCGAGGTATCTATATAAAACACTGAACAGATCGTTTTATTAAAATGAACATAATGGTGATTGGTACTAGTTATCATGTTAAGTCGAAATAGTCTGCAAATATTCATCCTTTGTTCACGGTAAGAAATCATTCCATAATATATGTACGTAACGGATTGCCATAGGCAAACGAAAGCCTCGTGCGAGGGACAAAATGGATGTTATAATGTTAGAAATTAtcataaataaaattgaaacgCGTTCAGAAAGCACTCGCCACTCGATCAAACTACAATAATGTCTTCGGTGCTTTCAATCTATGTTATTCCACCGACTAATCTCAAGAATCTCGCGCGCGCGTCTCTCAATCATTAGTTCTATCGTCCGCGATTCGAAAAATAAAATACAGCGgtaacgaacaaataaaaacaGTTTCTGGTCAATAGGCGAACTACATCCTATAAAAAGAACGTGCTGATAGAGTCCACCAATCACGACACCGCTGGGCGGGTCATCTTTTTCGTCCCTTCCACTCCTAGATGAGATCATTCATTCTCACATCCCATCAACGTATTTATAAAATACATCTCCAAGAAGGGGGGGTCATCCTCGTCCAGGCTCGACCGTTCGGTATTCTTTTAGTCGTCGAAACCTTGCGTTCCCACGTTCGTCCATTGCGGCCGAACAACGCGGTACCCTCCTCCTCCCTCCTCCTCCCTGCTGCCATTCGTTCATGGTCCTTCATCACAGACTGTGCTTCAAGAGAAGCTGTGGATGATGTCGCGGAGACTCGTGTACGTTCCTACCACGAAACCCAGGAGACCGAACAGCACCAAGGACATGTTCTTGGCTACCATCACCAGTTTCCCAGTCCTACCGTAAACGTTCCAGAGGGTGCAGGTCTGGATAATGGCGGGGAAGGCCAGTCCAAGACCGGAGAGGCACAAAGCACCGAATAGAGAGATGAATAAGTCAAGTTGGGGTATGGCTATGGCCAGTAGGACTAAaaacagaaaataaaaataaaattaacaaactacTTTTAgtagaaagaaaaatatttggaAGCTACAGTAAGGCTTGAATCAGAGACTTCTAAAAATCAGCAATTGATGTTAGTTCTACATCTCCTAACACAATCAAATATTTCTCTTACATGTAAGGAGAACAAGCAGAGTTCTCACGACGTACTCCCAAAAGAGTTTATGCGAGTTCTTCTCCAACCTGGGAGCAATATACTCGTTCCAGACTATATCAATGGCAACGTAACACTGAATGGGGTGCGTGAAGAAGATGGCGATAGCCAGGAGGATTTGTACAGCCTTGGCCAAGAGTATAGGCTCGGTTAGACTGATCGTAATGCTGCCTCCAACTGTGGCGCCGTAACGGATGTACCCGAAGAATCCCAGAGCTGCGTAGAGCGTCACTATGAATCCCATGCCGATATTCAACACTCCGAAGGTCTTGATAAAGGTCTTGGGTTTCTTCATCTCGTTCTCCAAGGGCATGATCTGAAATTAGATGACCTTAAGATTTTCTGAACCCTTATCGTATTCTGAAGAGtttattatttagaatttagaatttagagtACTCACCACACCGATAGCTTCCAGAGCAAAGAGCACGGTACCAAAGTAAAGTGGGAAGTCTTCGACTTTGCCAATTGGCTCGCGGTTCTCAA belongs to Megalopta genalis isolate 19385.01 chromosome 1, iyMegGena1_principal, whole genome shotgun sequence and includes:
- the LOC117218664 gene encoding uncharacterized protein LOC117218664, translated to MEHFNFQRDTSSRGTCKLGDYASSTAISEAARDVKPLRLQCVGDYAWGRSATVQRQRGVNKALCSTEKDCRSSSVGSTTREHGFYLFGAAVGTQLTFTGEQTGWT